The region TTTCTTGAGTCGAAGGGCTACGAAGTTACCAGCGTGACCAACGGCTCCGATGCGATCGAAAAGGTGCGCGACGAGCAGTTTGAGGTGGTCCTTCTGGACGAACAGATGCCGGGCATCGGAGGTCTCCAGACTCTTGCCGAAATCAACCGGATTGCTCCGGAGGTCCCGGTCGTGATGATCACGAAGAGCGAGGAGGAGCGCATCATGGAAGAAGCTCTCGGTCGCCAGATCAGCGACTACCTCACCAAGCCGGTAAACCCGAGCCAGGTCCTGCTCACGTGTAAGCGAATCCTCGACCGCCAACGCCTGCGCAGCGAACAAGCGACGCAGACTTACCTGCAAGCGTTCAACGAAATTACGCAGGCACTGGCGGCTCCGCTGACCTCGACCGAGTGGATTGATCTGTACAATCGCATGGTCCGCTTTGATCTTGAGATTGAAGAGGACGAGGGGACCCGGCAGATTCTCGAGGATCAGTATCGAGAGGCGAACCGGGTCTTCGGTGGTTATGTGGAGGAAAACTATGAGCGCTGGGTTGCCGGGGCGCCGCCAGCATCCGAAGGCGACCGTCCGATCCTTTCCCACGAGGTGGTCGAGTCAGCAGTCATACCGCATCTTGCATCAAAGCGACCGGTCGTCTTTTTTGTAATAGACTGCATGCGATACGATCAGTGGCTGATGTTCGAGAAGCTGCTGCATCCTCTCTTCGAACTGGAACAGAAGTTTCATTTTTCCCTGTTGCCCACAGCAACACCTTACTCGCGGAATTCAATCTTCAGCGGACTGCTGCCGCGTGACCTCGCCCGCAAATATCCAAAAGTGTGGGCGGACGGCGAAGAAGATGAGCATAGCCGCAACAGAAACGAAGAACCGTTCCTCAGAGACCAGTTGACCAGAAAGGGTGTGACCTGCCGGCTCCGCTACAACAAACTTGTCGGCACCGACGACGGTCGTGATTTTGCCACCAACGTGCACGACCTGCTGCAGCATGACTTGAGTGCCGTCGTGGTCAACTTCGTAGATATTCTCGCGCACTCTCGTTCCGATTCTGCCGTGCTCAAAGAGATCGCGCCGGACGAGCGGGCGTATCGCGCGCTCACCAGAACCTGGTTCGAGCACTCCTGGCTCTTTCAGGCTTTCAGGGATCTGGCTGCCGCCGAATGCACGGTTGTCGTCACGACAGATCACGGTGCGATCCGAAGTTTACATGCGGCAAAAGTGATCGGGGATCGCCACACGTCGACGGCACTGCGGTACAAGTACGGCCGCAATCTGAAGTGCGATGCGCGCCATGCCATCTTCGTCAAGGACCCCGAGGCCTACGGTCTGCCAAGTACGGGCATAAACTCAAATTTCATCATCGCCAAGGAAGACTACTACTTCGTGTATCCGACGAACTACAACCAGTATCTGAACAAATACCGGGACACGATGCAGCATGGTGGGGCGTCGATGGAAGAGATGATTTTGCCGATCATTACGATGACCCCCAGACGCAGGACGGCCTGAGCGCAGCCAGTCGATACCACGCCGATGACCGATACGCTTCCGGCGGAAACGACCTCGCCGACAGAGACGCTTGAGATAGGTCGCCGCCTCGCAGGCCGGCTCAAGCCGGGACAAGTTGTTGCACTGTACGGTGATCTGGGTTCGGGAAAGACTCACCTCGCAAAAGGAATATGCGCAGGACTGGGTCTGGATCCGGAGCGCGTCACAAGTCCGACGTTCGCGCTGATTAACGAGTATGTCGGTAAGAAGTGGACGGTCTATCACTTCGACACGTACCGCCTCAAGAGTCTCGACGAGTTTCTGGCCCTTGGTTACGAGGAGTACTTCGAGGGCGACGGCGTTTGCCTCATTGAATGGCCGGACGTTGTCGAGTCCGTTCTTCCGGACGATGCAGTTCGTATTCGTCTGAGTCATCGAACGGGCGATCGACGATATATCGAATTCACTCGTCCGGGCGTGTACGGTTGATCAATCCAGACACAAAACGAGCTTACGACTATCTGCTTGGGCTGCCGCGCTTCGCCGTAGAGGGTAGTGCCGCATACAAGCCCGGGCTGGAGCGAATGCGCGCGCTCCTGACGACGGCCGACGATCCGCATCGCCGGTACCCCTGCGTTCATGTCGCCGGTACCAACGGCAAGGGGTCTGTGGCGTCTATGACTGCATCGATCCTGACCGCTGAGGGCAAGCAGACCGGCCTGCACACGTCTCCACACTTGCACTCGTTGGAGGAGCGCATGCGGATCAATGGGGCGCCGGCATCCCCCGACTGGGTAGAGGGCGCCATCGGTCGTTTCAGAGGGCCACTGGAAGATGTCGGGGCCAGCTTCTTTGAAGCGACCGTTTTGCTCAGCTTCCTTTACTTCGCAGAGTTCGGAGTCGACATCGGTGTCGTCGAGGTGGGTCTGGGAGGTCGCTACGACGCGACAAATGTGATTCGGCCCGAGGTGTCCGTAATCACCGACATCAGCCTTGAGCACACCGAAATTCTGGGCAGTACGCTGACAGAAATTGCGGCGGAGAAAGCAGGGATCATCAAAGCGGGTATCCCGGCCATTACGATCGCGAAGGGTGCGGCTTTCGACACCATTGCCGAAGCCGCGCGCGCCGTCGGGTCAGACATCGAGAACGTGCGCAGGAGTTGTTCGGTCAAGAGCGTCGATGTCCGCTTGACCGAAACGCGGATTGAACTCGAAACACCAGAACGTCGCTACGACGATCTGAAGATTGGTCTTCCCGGTCAACACCAGATCTGGAACGCCGTGGTCGCTGTTCGAATCGTCGAGTTGCTGTCGCGTGACCCGGAGACTGATGTCTCCGAGGACGCTATCCGGTCGGGTCTTGCAAACGTGAGCAGGAACGCAGGATTTATAGGCCGGCTTTCGACTCTCAGTTGTCAGCCTCTGATCGTGGCGGACGTGGCACACAACACGCAGGGCATTGACGCCGTGCTGAAGCACCTCGCGGCATATTCATCGGGACGGCTCCATGTCGCTATCGGTCTCATGAAAGACAAGGACGCCGAAGGCATTGCCAGATCGCTTGTTGCCAGCGGCGCGAGCGTTTCCGTCGTTCCCATCGACGCCGATCGCGCTATAGACCCGGCCGGGTTCGCGTCATTGCTTAAGCGGAGCGGATTACGCGTCGATATTCAGGGAAGCGTATCACACGTGCTTGATCGGTTTCGTCAAACTGCTGATGCGCACGACGTACTTCTTCTGACCGGCTCTCACCATATTGCCGCCTCGGCTCTGGAAGCCGTCAGAACCAGTGATTGAAACTCCAAAATTACCGTTGCGTATATAGATTGTCGCCCGCTCAGGTCCGTCGCCCGACGGTATGCGAGCTCATTCGCGGCACTCCTCCGCACACTCCGCTTCTCGCGCCACAGCGGGAAGAGTGTTGTTTTTTCTACTTATTGCGCTATCTTGCGGCGTAGAACACTTCGCTTGCAGGCCTCGCGCACGCGGCAGAACACGGATTATTCAGTCTGTCGCACCTTCCGCAAGTTTGCACTCCTTGTCTCGCGCCTTCGACGAGAAGAGACTTACCCTCCGACTTGAATCGTAGAGTGGATCGTCACGATCGATCCCTGCTAACGTTCGCTTTGAACACCCTCCCCGACCAGAATGACCTGTATACCTGCACGAGACGGTGCGAGGGCACCTGACGCAGATCTCGTCCTTCCGGCAACTCATCGCATGCCATGAAAATCTCCGACCTGCAAGACCAGAAACTCCCCGACCTTCGCGACAAGGCCCGCAAGATGGGACTCGCCGGCTTCTCAACCATGAAGAAGCAGGATTTGATATACAAGATTCTCGAGGCCCACGCAGAGCGTGCCGCCGATGGGTCCACACGGCCGCCACGCGACGCAACGGACTCTGATGACGGCAATCGAGGGAAACAATCGCAGGGCTCGTCGTCTTCGACGCCAGATCGGGAGAACGGTGACCGGAATTCCGACACGCGCCAACGAAGTAGTGAGAGGCCGAGCAAAAGCACACGTCTTGAGAAGGTCGAGATCCCCGAGCGGCCTTCAAGAGACGACGATGCAGACGCGCTGCAAGACCAGGGGCAAGCAGACGAGCGCGGACCCGGAAGAGATGATCGCGGTGACAACGACCGCGGTGCACGTGATTCACAATCGCGGGGCGACCGCCAGGGACGCGATGACCGCGATCGCGGAGGACGTAATCGTGATGACCGTGGCGGACGCGGAGAACGAGACCGTAGTGATCGTAGCGGACGCGATGGTGGCAACCGCGATGACCGTTCGCGTGACAGAAGTGACAGAAGTGACGGGGGTGACCGGGGCGGCCGAGACAGGGGTCGTGACAGGAACGAACGCAGCGACAGGGGTGATCGGAACGATCGCGGCGGACGCGGAGAACGAAACCGTGATGGTCGCGGCGGACGAGACAGCGGCAACCGCGACGACCGTTCGCGTGACAGAAGTGACGGGGGTGACCGGGGCGGTCGCGGTGACCGAGACAGGGGTCGTGACAGGAACGAACGCAGTGACAGGGGTGATCGCAACGATCGCGGCGGTCGCGGTGAACGCAGCGGGAACGTACGCGGCGGCAACGAACGCAGCGGCAGTGAACGCGGCGGCAGTGAACGTGGCGGCAGAAATCGCCGGCGTGACAACAGACGAGGCAAGGACAACCGACGTGGAGGACGCGAGAACGAGGAACGCCGCAAGAAGGTGTACGAGGGTCGCCCCGAGTACATGGCTCAGCACGATCCCAGCAAGACGGACCTCGACGGCATGATCCGGAAGATCGGGGTGCTCGAAATCCTTCCCGACGGATACGGCTTCCTCCGATCAGCTGAATACAACTACCTGCCGAGCCCCGACGACATCTACGTTTCGCCATCGCAAATCAAACGATTCAGCTTGAAGCTTGGCGATACAGTCGACGGTGAAGTTCGTCCCCCGAAAGAAGGAGAACGATTCTTCGCGCTGATACAGGTTAACACGGTGAACGGGCGAACACCTGCCGAGCTGGAAGACCGGCCGCTGTTCGATTATCTCACACCGCTCTACCCGGAGAAGCATCTAAAGCTCGAGACAAAATCTACCGAGTACAGCTCGCGAATCTTGGACCTCTTCTGCCCGATCGGGATGGGACAGCGTGGCCTCATTGTCGCGCAGCCGAAAACAGGAAAGACGATCCTTCTGCAGAAGCTTGCGAATGCGATCCACGAGAATCATCCCGATGTGTATCTGATGATCTTGCTGGTCGATGAGCGACCGGAAGAAGTCACGGACATGGAGCGCAACGTGAGCGCAGCGGAAGTCATTTCGTCGACGTTCGATCAGGATCCCGAACGACACGTTCAGGTCGCGGATATCGTCCTCGAAAAAGCAAAGCGATTGGTCGAAGCCGGACAGGATGTCGTAATCCTGCTCGACTCGATTACTCGACTCGCGCGCGCACACAACGCAATCACTACGAACAGCGGTAAAACGCTTTCCGGTGGAATCGAGGCGGGCGCGCTGCGCGGCCCGAAGCGTTTCTTTGGAGCCGCTCGCAATGTGGAGGAAGGTGGTTCGCTCACGATCATAGGAACCGCGCTCATCGATACGGGCAGCCGAATGGATGAGGTTATCTTCGAGGAGTTCAAAGGAACGGGTAACTCCGAACTGGTCCTTGATCGTGGTTTGTCCGACCGGCGAATCTTCCCGGCCGTCAACGTGATCAAGTCCGGAACACGTCGCGAAGAACTACTTATCCCCGAAGCCAAGCTTCAGCGGATCTGGATTCTCAGGAAACTGCTGGCCGACATGGATGCCCTGCAGGCCATGTCCTTCCTGCTCGACAAGATGCGAGGAACACGGGACAATGATGAATTCCTTATCACCATGAACTCGTAGCGCTGTCGGATCAGCGCTAGAGAGAGGCCCATCGTTATTTCAACGGCGGGCCTCTTTGCGTATAGGGCCAGACGAATTCGCCGGACTATGGACGTTTTCCC is a window of Rhodothermales bacterium DNA encoding:
- a CDS encoding response regulator, giving the protein MPNPRILWADDEIDLLKPHILFLESKGYEVTSVTNGSDAIEKVRDEQFEVVLLDEQMPGIGGLQTLAEINRIAPEVPVVMITKSEEERIMEEALGRQISDYLTKPVNPSQVLLTCKRILDRQRLRSEQATQTYLQAFNEITQALAAPLTSTEWIDLYNRMVRFDLEIEEDEGTRQILEDQYREANRVFGGYVEENYERWVAGAPPASEGDRPILSHEVVESAVIPHLASKRPVVFFVIDCMRYDQWLMFEKLLHPLFELEQKFHFSLLPTATPYSRNSIFSGLLPRDLARKYPKVWADGEEDEHSRNRNEEPFLRDQLTRKGVTCRLRYNKLVGTDDGRDFATNVHDLLQHDLSAVVVNFVDILAHSRSDSAVLKEIAPDERAYRALTRTWFEHSWLFQAFRDLAAAECTVVVTTDHGAIRSLHAAKVIGDRHTSTALRYKYGRNLKCDARHAIFVKDPEAYGLPSTGINSNFIIAKEDYYFVYPTNYNQYLNKYRDTMQHGGASMEEMILPIITMTPRRRTA
- the rho gene encoding transcription termination factor Rho; amino-acid sequence: MKISDLQDQKLPDLRDKARKMGLAGFSTMKKQDLIYKILEAHAERAADGSTRPPRDATDSDDGNRGKQSQGSSSSTPDRENGDRNSDTRQRSSERPSKSTRLEKVEIPERPSRDDDADALQDQGQADERGPGRDDRGDNDRGARDSQSRGDRQGRDDRDRGGRNRDDRGGRGERDRSDRSGRDGGNRDDRSRDRSDRSDGGDRGGRDRGRDRNERSDRGDRNDRGGRGERNRDGRGGRDSGNRDDRSRDRSDGGDRGGRGDRDRGRDRNERSDRGDRNDRGGRGERSGNVRGGNERSGSERGGSERGGRNRRRDNRRGKDNRRGGRENEERRKKVYEGRPEYMAQHDPSKTDLDGMIRKIGVLEILPDGYGFLRSAEYNYLPSPDDIYVSPSQIKRFSLKLGDTVDGEVRPPKEGERFFALIQVNTVNGRTPAELEDRPLFDYLTPLYPEKHLKLETKSTEYSSRILDLFCPIGMGQRGLIVAQPKTGKTILLQKLANAIHENHPDVYLMILLVDERPEEVTDMERNVSAAEVISSTFDQDPERHVQVADIVLEKAKRLVEAGQDVVILLDSITRLARAHNAITTNSGKTLSGGIEAGALRGPKRFFGAARNVEEGGSLTIIGTALIDTGSRMDEVIFEEFKGTGNSELVLDRGLSDRRIFPAVNVIKSGTRREELLIPEAKLQRIWILRKLLADMDALQAMSFLLDKMRGTRDNDEFLITMNS
- a CDS encoding bifunctional folylpolyglutamate synthase/dihydrofolate synthase; translated protein: MINPDTKRAYDYLLGLPRFAVEGSAAYKPGLERMRALLTTADDPHRRYPCVHVAGTNGKGSVASMTASILTAEGKQTGLHTSPHLHSLEERMRINGAPASPDWVEGAIGRFRGPLEDVGASFFEATVLLSFLYFAEFGVDIGVVEVGLGGRYDATNVIRPEVSVITDISLEHTEILGSTLTEIAAEKAGIIKAGIPAITIAKGAAFDTIAEAARAVGSDIENVRRSCSVKSVDVRLTETRIELETPERRYDDLKIGLPGQHQIWNAVVAVRIVELLSRDPETDVSEDAIRSGLANVSRNAGFIGRLSTLSCQPLIVADVAHNTQGIDAVLKHLAAYSSGRLHVAIGLMKDKDAEGIARSLVASGASVSVVPIDADRAIDPAGFASLLKRSGLRVDIQGSVSHVLDRFRQTADAHDVLLLTGSHHIAASALEAVRTSD
- the tsaE gene encoding tRNA (adenosine(37)-N6)-threonylcarbamoyltransferase complex ATPase subunit type 1 TsaE, producing the protein MTDTLPAETTSPTETLEIGRRLAGRLKPGQVVALYGDLGSGKTHLAKGICAGLGLDPERVTSPTFALINEYVGKKWTVYHFDTYRLKSLDEFLALGYEEYFEGDGVCLIEWPDVVESVLPDDAVRIRLSHRTGDRRYIEFTRPGVYG